In Paenibacillus protaetiae, the genomic stretch TTCTCGAGGAAGCGAAAAAACGCGATCACCGCAAGCTGGGCCGCGAGCTCAAAATGTTCACCTTCTCCCGCGAGGTGGGCCAAGGCTTGCCGCTGTGGCTGCCAAACGGCGCGAAGGTTCGCCGCACGCTGGAGCGCTACATCGTTGACTTGGAAGAAAAGCTGGGCTATCAGCATGTCTATACGCCGGTGCTCGCTAACGTAGAACTGTACAAAACTTCCGGCCACTGGGAGCATTACAGCGAGGACATGTTCCCGAAAATGGACCTGGACGGCGAAGAGCTTGTGCTCCGCCCGATGAACTGTCCGCACCATATGATGGTGTTCAAAAGCGAGATGCGCAGCTACCGCGATCTGCCGGTCCGCATTGCGGAGATGGGCACGATGCACCGCTACGAAATGTCCGGCGCGCTGACCGGCCTGCACCGCGTACGTGCGATGACGCTGAACGACGCGCATATTTTCTGCCGTCCGGATCAAATCAAGGAAGAGTTTGCGCGCGTCGTCAACCTGATCCGCAAAGTGTACGAAGACTTTGGCATTAAGGAATACCGCTTCCGCCTGTCGTACCGCGATCCGAAGGATACGGAAAAATATTTCCAAAACGATGAAATGTGGGAAATGTCGCAGCGCATGCTGCGCGAGGTTGTAGAAGAGCTGGATCTGCCGTTTTTCGAGGCGGAAGGCGAAGCGGCGTTTTACGGTCCGAAGCTGGACGTGCAAATCAAGACGGCGCTTGGCAAAGAAGAGACGCTGTCGACCGCGCAGCTGGACTTCCTGCTGCCTGAGCGCTTCGAGCTTGAATATGTCGGCAGCGACGGCAACAAGCATCGTCCGGTCGTGATCCACCGCGGCATTATTAGCACGATGGAGCGTATGACCGCATTCCTGCTTGAGAACTTCGCAGGCGCGCTGCCGCTCTGGCTGTCGCCGGTCCAAGCGAAAGTCATTCCGGTATCGACCGCTTACGAGGCTTACGCCCGCGAAGTGGAGGACAAGCTGCGTGAAGGCGGTATCCGGGTCGAAAGCGATCTGCGCAACGAGAAGCTTGGCTACAAAATTCGTGAAGCGCAGCTGGAAAAAATGCCGTATATGCTCGTTGTAGGCGAAGCGGAGTCGCAATCCGGCACCGTATCCGTACGCAAACGCGGCGAAGGCGACATCGGCGCCAAATCGGTCAGCGAAGTTATTGCCCATTTGGACGAAGAAATTCGGACAAAACACATTTAAGCTAACTGTTGAATCCGTCTATAAATGAATGAAGCTTGTCCCGTTTGGGTATTATTTCTTCTGAGGAGGAAGCTGCCCAAATGGTGACAAGCTTTTTTAATGCTGTAAAAGGGCTGGCATGCCGCATCATACCGCTGCTGCTTGTATGGCTATGCTGCGCAGGAGCAGCAGATGAAGCTGCTGCGCTAGCCGGACATCCGTCCGGCAAGGAGCATAGGCGGGCCGCTGAACAGCATTTGCACAACAAACAGGCCACTTATAAAGTAGTGGCGACCGGGTATACGGCCGGCGTGGAGTCGACCGGCAAACGTCCGGGTCATCCGCAATACGGCATTACGTACTCCGGCGTAAAGGTAAGGCGGGATCAGGTATCAACCATTGCTGCAGATCCGAAGCTGTTCCCGATCGGGACGGTTTTGTATATCCCGGGTTACGGCTACGGGGTTGTCGCTGACACCGGTTCAGCGATTAAAGGATCAAAAATCGACTTGTATTTTGAGACGACAAGGCAAGTTTATGAGCAATGGGGCAAACGGACCGTGAACGTTAAAGTAATCAGCATGGGCAGCGGCAGGCTGTCCCAGAAGCGGCTGAATCAGTTAAATCAGGCGGTGGAGGCCGGTTTGCCAATCCCGCAAGGCGATATAAGATCTTAACCAAAAGCAGTGAATAAGCCGCGTTAAGACTGACATACTACGAAGGAGGACAGGAGGTGAGCTTAACATGGCGAAAAACAAAAAGAATAAAGTGAACCAGGATTTTTCCGCCGAGTTTTCCGAATCGGTTGGAAATACGAATGCTGCTTTTAATAAAGCATCTTCTAAACAACAGCAAAAAGCGCAAAAATAAACGGATAACCGGGATAGATATGCAAGGAACAAGGAGAGCCTTCAGCGGGCTCTTCTTTTTAATGTGAAAAAATATATTTTCAAAGCATCTTATTTTATTGTATGATTAGTTATGTAATAATTAATAACACAATAAGATAGGTGAACTGACATGATTGAGCCTGCCCGCAAACGATATCTTTCTTCCTCCAAACGGATTGCTGCGGAGATTTTACCTTTTATTGATGCTTACGCAGCTAAAAAAGAGCAAGAAATTGCTGAAATTGAACAAATGGTAGAGCGTTACGAGAAGCGGCGGCTGGCAGAGGACCGGGCTTATCAGTCAATGTCGATGTTCAGGAAAATGCTGACAGGCAAAAAGCCGGATCACCATGTCGCAGTTGAATATATACATTTTGTCAAAAAACCGATGGAGCGGGTGCGCGCATTGAGACAGGAGCTTGAAAAGGTGCGCGCCATACAGCAGGGGAGCTTGCCCGGCGATCTCGTTGATGTACCGGATGAGCTGGTAATCCATATGGCTGAACAAGAAAATGATACGAAATAAAGCGGATCAAACAACAAATGGCGGCGCTCTCTAGCGCCGCCATTTGTTGTTTGCGGGTCCCGTCCAGCTTCGCAGCTCCGGCAGGGCAACTCCAGACTGCCGGAGCTGCCGCTTATTTATTTTTTAATTGCTCCAGGTCAATAAAGTCAT encodes the following:
- the thrS gene encoding threonine--tRNA ligase, with product MSIKVTLPDGAVREYEAGVTVEDIAGSISSGLRKNAIAGKVNGKVVDVNTPLNEDAEVAIITVETPEGLEVYRHSTAHLMAQAIKRIYGNKAVKLGIGPVIEDGFYYDIDMEQSLTPDDLVKIEKEMEKIVQENLDIRRRVVSREEATAIFTELEDNLKLELIRDLPETSVITMYDQGEFFDLCRGPHLPSTGRIKAFKLLSVAGAYWRGDSKNKMLQRIYGTAFPKKAQLEEHLHFLEEAKKRDHRKLGRELKMFTFSREVGQGLPLWLPNGAKVRRTLERYIVDLEEKLGYQHVYTPVLANVELYKTSGHWEHYSEDMFPKMDLDGEELVLRPMNCPHHMMVFKSEMRSYRDLPVRIAEMGTMHRYEMSGALTGLHRVRAMTLNDAHIFCRPDQIKEEFARVVNLIRKVYEDFGIKEYRFRLSYRDPKDTEKYFQNDEMWEMSQRMLREVVEELDLPFFEAEGEAAFYGPKLDVQIKTALGKEETLSTAQLDFLLPERFELEYVGSDGNKHRPVVIHRGIISTMERMTAFLLENFAGALPLWLSPVQAKVIPVSTAYEAYAREVEDKLREGGIRVESDLRNEKLGYKIREAQLEKMPYMLVVGEAESQSGTVSVRKRGEGDIGAKSVSEVIAHLDEEIRTKHI
- a CDS encoding 3D domain-containing protein encodes the protein MVTSFFNAVKGLACRIIPLLLVWLCCAGAADEAAALAGHPSGKEHRRAAEQHLHNKQATYKVVATGYTAGVESTGKRPGHPQYGITYSGVKVRRDQVSTIAADPKLFPIGTVLYIPGYGYGVVADTGSAIKGSKIDLYFETTRQVYEQWGKRTVNVKVISMGSGRLSQKRLNQLNQAVEAGLPIPQGDIRS